The sequence below is a genomic window from Cicer arietinum cultivar CDC Frontier isolate Library 1 chromosome 6, Cicar.CDCFrontier_v2.0, whole genome shotgun sequence.
ataatttttccgTGATTTCTTTTCACATTtgaagttaattattttaaaaaagtaattatttttttaagaaaataaataaaccatTTCTATTGAGTCTAAAGTATATTACCAGCATTCTCTGTATCTTTGTTGAGAAAGCTTTGTTTCTGTTTATTTGGAACAAGTTGTGAGGGAAAGAAGATTGAAATGTATTATAGTTTTTCAGTTGTATGGATAcgactaaaaaaataaaatacataaactgtATAAATCTTTGTATGCAGTTCACAAGTCAAAGTAGTGTATCTGGAtaatcataaattaattatctacaATCACCATATTCTTTACTCATTCCATTGCCGGGAGAAAAAATTTAGCAGTTAAactaatgatttttcttacATAAATCTGTTTTTTATTCTATGTTGTTGAATTCCTGCCAACTTTCCCCTTGAAATTCCTCACAAAAGCACcccaataaaaaataacattaaagtGTACATTCCTTTCATCAATCAGAAAATGCGATGCATTTGGTTGGGAGATTGTTGAGGTAATTGAAGCATGACTTCATGTCCTAGACTTCAACATCAAACAAGAAAGTTAGGACAACatgatgaataaataaataaggtcATTTGCTTGGTTTATTAAAACTTATCTACATACATGCACATATCAACACGTTTTAGAATAACTTATTAAAACAACTTTTGACTATTTATAAATTCTTTACagtttatttttagaaattctctaaaataatttataatcataatttatatgaaaataatttcactttattttgtaagaatattttatacataaatacttattatatgtttgatttgtttttggacgaactaaaattgattctagagatttaaaattgattttggtacATTCGAGTGATATAGAAACTATGATGTGTAACTTTTAACTCCAAACATGatttttatacataaatttattattgaactTATTGTTACATGAACGTACACGTAAACCACTTTATATTCAATTTACTTTTAACTAAAACtaattcattcaaaatcaatttttatcacCGTAAAATCAAACACATGGTTTCATATATTACTCagagattggttgaaaacataCGGTACCCCAATTCAAGGAAGCTCTACTGCATGGTGGTTGAAGTTTCTGAGATGTTTATATTGCAAGTGAAGTTAtctcctttttattttaacttcgTTTGTTGAGTTTGGTGAAAGAAAGTGTATAGTTCGATAAACAAGAAAACCAACAAAGATTATCTTTTTGTTCATTAAACTAAACAAAAACATCATATGTTTCAAATCTAATCATTTCTCAATACAAacacttttatttatttccaATTTTTAATATGGAAACCaaagacaacaacaacattGAAGCTACAAGAAAGTTCTTAACTTCTACCTTAGAAACATCAAAAGCTATTGCTTCTTCATTAGATGAATCTGGTTCAAGATTGAAGCTTCTTAACAAAAAATGTTTATCATTGCAAACTTCACTTAAACTCATCTCAATGCAAAGTTTTTCATTTTGTGATGTTGAAAATGGTATGAACAGTGTTCTATGTTCTGTTTCAGCAGTAGTTAAAGTTTTTCAATGTGTTAATCAGTTGGAAAATTCTCTCTTGATAGAACCAAGTTATGATTTTTTCACATATGTCTCAAACACAAAGAAGCTTGAAGAAGCATTGAAGCTTCTCACTGATAATTGCAAGTTAGCATCATGTTGGTTGAGaagtgtttttgaaaaaaaaccaACATATACAAATGATATTTACCTTTTGAATGTAGAAAAAGTCTTAAGAATATTGCAAGAATTGCAAGCCATAGAAGACGGTGCGCGCCTCGACCGAGGAATTCTTAGTATTGCTCTTGACAAACTTGAGATTTCTTTTCACAAACTTTTAATGTCAAACACTATGCCTCTTCCTTTGGTTTCACTAATTGATCAGCCAAATATCATTGAAAAACAAGGTTTTCCGTTTCCGAGTTCTTTAACAAGTAAGTTTCAAGTCATCGCCGAGAGATTAAATGCTAACAACAGGCTAGACAAGTGTCAATCTATGTATGTTGAAGTTCGAGGTATGAATGCGCGACGAAGTTTGAAGACTATTGATTTAAGCTACCTTGAGATTCCGATATCTGAGTTTGAGGATGCACATGGAATAGAGAGTTGCATAGAGCAATGGAGTATTCATTTGGAGTTGGTTGTGGAGAAACTTCTTGAGGTTGAGTTTATGCTCTCTTCAATAATCTTCGAGAAAATCAGTCCAGAAGCATCGATGAAATGTTTTGCAAAGATTGCGATTGAATCGGGAATTTTTTCCTttataaaatttggaaaatttGTTAGTGAGAGGAAAAATGAGCCTTTGAAGCTGTTGAATTTGTTGTCTATGTTTAGAGTTTTGAATGGTTTAAGACtaaaattcaataaactttTTAGAGGTGAAGCTTGTGAAGAAATTAGAATTGTGATAAAGGATCTTATTACAAGAGTTGTGAATTGTGCTAGTGATATTTTCTTCCAACTTTCAGAACAAGTGAAGTTGCAAAGACCATCTTGTCCTCCCTCAGATGGAAGTGTTCCTAGGTTGGTAAGTTTTGTCACTAATTATTGCAATAAGCTTCTTAGTGATGAGTATAAGCCACATTTGATACAAGTTTTGGAAATTCATCTTAGTTGGAAAAAGGAACTATATGAAGAGGGTATTTTTTGGACTCAAATATATAGCATAATTAAGGAAGTTGCATTAAATTTAGATGTTTGGTCAAAAGCCTATGAAGATATCACtttgtcttatttttttatgatgaataaTCATTGTCATTTCTATAATTTAAAGGGTACTTTAGTTGGAAATATGATGGGAGATTCTTGGTTAAAAGCACATGAACAATATAAAGAGTATTATGCATCACTTTATTTGAGGAATAGTTGGGGAAATCTTCAAAATATTCTTGTTGTTCAAAAGGACATAGTTTCATCTTCTATGATTTTTGAAGATTTGGCTAAGAGACTAAAGACTTTCAATCTAGCTTTTGATGAAAGGTACAAAAAGGAATGTAAATGGATAATCATTGATGAAATATTAAGGGAAAATATATGCAAGCATTTAGTGGAAGGTATTGTACCAATTTATAAGGTGTACTTGAAGAATTACATTTTGTGTGTTGAAAGTGATGATGGTGTGGTTGATAAgcatattattaaatatacaGCAAAGGGTTTGGAGAATAAGATTTGGTCATTGTTTCAACCAAAGATGAGGAAACATGGTGATAGCATTAAACACAAAGATttgattagtaaaataaaagaagtgAGTCATCATTTTCGGTTGAGTTTAGTTGCTTTATAGTTATGTGTGttatttttcttgtatttgGTAGATGGAATGTTGATGTACTCAATGATAAACTAATATTAATGTACTCTAATGCattatgttttataaaaaaaaaatgcaaagcAAGATAAATTTTAGAGTAAGTTTCTTTAGATTAGACAAGCAAACTATGTCGCTCATACTTAATTAGAATGTCTAATTCCAATCCTTATTGCTACTTTTATTTGGAATAAAATGATTTAAGTTTGGTCCTAATAAAATTAAGCAAACAAAGATACAAATTATTAGCATGTAGGCCATCACTATTACTCTATTCATTAGTGGTTTGTCTAATAGTCATAATAAGAGATAATAAACTATCGTATCATATTTCAATTtagtttttgataaaatttaacataatatataaattaatcttGAACTAAGGCGGATCTAGAAACCAATTAAACGGGGGCCGGAAAAAGTTATGattaaatattacataaaattatataataataaatatattaattaaaaaaatttaatttgtatgcattAGCTTAGAGTAGGCCCAACCGATGTTAGTCCGACATCAGAATTAGTGGCAGACgctaaataacttttttttttcttcttctagtagtgtgataatataaaattaaaatattatctgcGCTTTGCTAAATAGTTAAATAGCTTTcaagatatatataaattttgaatttaaattttgatgaagATGTTTTTCTTTCCACTAAAACTACTGAAAAtattcaacctaacaatattaGTACAAGTCTTACaaactattttgttttttttattaatagaatttttgtttctataatttgtttattttttttctcaattatcCTCAATtgttctaataattttttatatctttaaaattatttgatttttttaacctTTATACGTACTCATCTTTTACCTCCTTTATGGGGATGTTGATTTTATGAATTTCGAAgattattagtttattatttctaaattttctaCCATCCTTTAAAGttcttttgatattttcattatttttattttattttaactttttgttGTAAAATCTAACTTTTTCTTGGAGTGATATATCAAACTTCTTGAAGGAAATGTCTTTCTTGTTTGGAAtttaaaaaaaccaattttAGTCTTATATTTGTCAGtccaataaatattttttagaatttgaattttaaaagataCAATGTGAATATAAAAACTGAAAAAATTGATAACATGTATatattaaaactgaaataaatcaattaaattaaaacagaTATTAAATGAGTAGTATTTGATTATTTGTCTACTATAGACCATTTGTGGAAAGTCACCTTTTGTACCTCCAATTAAACTTATAtcccatttaatttttttttgttgaaatatccAAAATATCCTTATCAAATcagtaaaaattcaaataagtaAAAGTCAAAACAGTTATACACCCACAATTTGACATTTCCGGAAAAGTaagttttggaaaaaaaatattttaccggaaatttgaagAATTCAATACTTattttcaataccggaaatttcaaattttcaaatggtattcccgaaaatttcaaaaatgaaattttcgatAGTAATTCATAACTACCAGAAATTTCATTTGTCGTTGAAATTTTTGGTGCagtgtgtatttttttattttacataagtttttttaagttttttttattcaattttgttaGTGAGGACCAGAGGAGCAAATGTTAACAATCCatgccaattacatgatgaataaccaagggcggaagcgtacctgtgggaattgccattgatgaaatcctgggatgatgatgacAGATGCAATGGGTtgagtgatcttcctcagcaaaacaccctgaagatcttgctctcttgatggggatagagagaaccagagagttttctccgtTAGGTTTTTGTGAAAccgaatagtcttgttgtgtttgccttggggaccactacccctatatataactattattatttatatctcaaattgcagtatttctaATTCAGCctctcattaaattagaaactgcctggtatctacactattaattttcataactattatgctctttagccataaactattatatattatttgacccctagtttattggctaattatataatgaccctaacacactttattaattaattacatatgtgacccataaatcttacaatctcccactggtcacacatgtatccttaggagtgtgttagactttatgatgTCAAAAAATGTCATTACAATTACCTTGAGCATAATctaaattgtcccgtccattaatcatattaGCACAtagaaccaaagaggctttcgtcataataagcataactaaacccatcaatgatcacccatactgacacaactaaatgacatagacccatcatgaaaagtgtagcatgaaaattacatgaagttggtcaatgcatgtcaattttcaactggtcctactttaccgaatgagatcataccataacttaaatgtacaaagtaaccaaaaactgaatactttaaactttatttctgatcagaaagtccaaatacaatgtatttgtactttacaattaaacatagaacatgaattacataatggacgaaactcccactaaaatcaagattcctcaagcTGTAGCACACTCATGTGAGCAGtgtgctcatgaaagaccttgggtggtagacctttagtgagtgga
It includes:
- the LOC101504302 gene encoding exocyst complex component EXO70I, whose amino-acid sequence is METKDNNNIEATRKFLTSTLETSKAIASSLDESGSRLKLLNKKCLSLQTSLKLISMQSFSFCDVENGMNSVLCSVSAVVKVFQCVNQLENSLLIEPSYDFFTYVSNTKKLEEALKLLTDNCKLASCWLRSVFEKKPTYTNDIYLLNVEKVLRILQELQAIEDGARLDRGILSIALDKLEISFHKLLMSNTMPLPLVSLIDQPNIIEKQGFPFPSSLTSKFQVIAERLNANNRLDKCQSMYVEVRGMNARRSLKTIDLSYLEIPISEFEDAHGIESCIEQWSIHLELVVEKLLEVEFMLSSIIFEKISPEASMKCFAKIAIESGIFSFIKFGKFVSERKNEPLKLLNLLSMFRVLNGLRLKFNKLFRGEACEEIRIVIKDLITRVVNCASDIFFQLSEQVKLQRPSCPPSDGSVPRLVSFVTNYCNKLLSDEYKPHLIQVLEIHLSWKKELYEEGIFWTQIYSIIKEVALNLDVWSKAYEDITLSYFFMMNNHCHFYNLKGTLVGNMMGDSWLKAHEQYKEYYASLYLRNSWGNLQNILVVQKDIVSSSMIFEDLAKRLKTFNLAFDERYKKECKWIIIDEILRENICKHLVEGIVPIYKVYLKNYILCVESDDGVVDKHIIKYTAKGLENKIWSLFQPKMRKHGDSIKHKDLISKIKEVSHHFRLSLVAL